TCCTGAACGGCGGCAATTGCCGTTTTCCCGATTTCGGCCCCTTTCAGGCTACTGATCAACGTCTCCAGGTCATGCGGATACACATTTTGCCCGTTGACGAAAATGACGTCCTTCATGCGGCCCGTCACATATAAACGCCCTTCCAGCAAGAAACCCAAATCTCCCGTATTCAGCCAACCGTCCGGGAAAATCATTTGCTTGTTTACATCGGGCCGCTTATAGTAGCCGCTTGTAACGTTGCGCCCTCTAATATGAATCAAGCCTACGCTGCCTGCTGCCGAAGGGTTTCCCGTTTCGTCACAAATGCGCACCTCGCACTCTTGTACGGGGAAACCCAGCTCGACGATCTCGATCGCGGCATGATCCCCGTGTGCGGCCATTCGTACAGGCTGTCCGACAGCGAGCGATTGGCGATCAAGCAGGACAGTATTCAGGTGATCTTCCGTCCCCGGGAACGTTACGGCCAGACTCGCTTCCGCAAGCCCGTATACCGGGAAAATGCAATTCCCCTTTAACCCGTACGGCTTCATCGCCTCCAGAAAATCGCGGCAATGGGCGGCCGATATCGGTTCGGCCCCGTTAAAAATCAGCCTGACGCAAGACAAATCCCAATCGTCCGCTCCTTCCGGCTTCCAATGCTGCAAAAAATGCACATAACCGAAATTCGGCGAAGAGAGGCATGTCACCCGATGCTTATGCGTAAGTTCCAGCCATTTCATCGGATGAAGCACAAACGTCGAGGTTGGCAAGTGTAGCTGATTCATGCCGCAAAACAGCGGCGAAAGATGAAAGCCGATGAGCCCCATATCATGCGTCAGTGGCAGCCAGCTTAGCGAAGAATCCCTCTCCGTCGACTGCGCCCCAAGGATAATGGCGCGCATGTTCGACAGAATATTGCCGTGCGTTAATACGACCCCCTTCGGATCTCCGGTAGAACCTGATGTAAACTGGATGAATGCGATGTCCGTCTCGGCAGCGTCATATGACTCAGCCTCGGGCCGAACTGCATCCGCAGCCGCTGCAAATATCTCAGCAACCGGCACGCTGCCGGACTCGAGCTGGGCCAGCGCCTCCGCCTCCCCGTGCTTCAAAGCGTAGCCTTGAATTCCCGGCCAAAGCTCTTCATCACAGAGCAATCTCGGCGCTTCCAACTGCTTGCATACCTGGATCAGCTTTTTGTGTCCTTCGTCCGTACGCGCCGCCGTCACAGGTACAGGGACAATGCCGCCGAGCACGCAAGCCCAGAATAGAAGGATAAACCGTTCGTTATCTTCCGTCTGTATAACGGCAAAGTCCCCTGGCTCAAGGCCCTGCTCGCGCAGCAGATGGAGCGCCCTTCCGGCCAATACAAGTAATTGGCCATACGACAAGTAACGCTCCTGACCGCTTTCGCAAAATAAAATTCCCGCATCGTTTTCCTTGCGCGCCAGCAATACGCCGGACAAATTACGGATGGTTCTCATAGTCGGCAGCCCTCCGTTCTGTCTTTTATTACACCGTTGTGGAATGCAGTTCTTGATAATCCTCCGTTACGATGCGATTATGCTCGTCCAAAATGACGACATGCGGACGATACGTCCGGGCTACCGATTCCTCCATCATTGCATAAGAAATAATAATGACGCGGTCGCCCGGCTGCACAAGTCTGGCAGCGGCGCCGTTCAAGCAAACCATACCCGAGCCTCTGGGGCCTGTTATCACATACGTCTCCAGCCTGGCTCCGTTATTTATATTGACAACTTGCACTTTTTCGTTCTCCAGGATGTCCGATGCATCCAAAATATCCTGATCGATGGTTATGCTTCCCACGTAATTCAAATTGGCCTCCGTCACGACAGCACGGTGAATTTTGGACTTATGCATCTCTCTAAACATGAATACACTCTCCTTGTGGAGTAGTCTTTGGAAAAATAAAACTTACTAACTTCTTTATAACGAACGTTATTTTCCAACTTTCTTTTTTAATGATTCAGAGTGCAAACAAACCTACATTGTTTCTCTGTCTTAACGAGAAAGAACAATCTGGAGCAATCAAGCCGTTCAAAAAAGAAATTCTGCGGCAAATTTGTGCGAATGTGACTGTTTCGTACGGAATAAGCAAGTTCATGCTTATGTGTGGGATCATGCTGAGTGGGTTATTTCATGCCATTGTGAGGGGATCATGTTGACTGGCAGCTCATACTTTTTGTGTGGAATATTGCTGATTGGGCATGCTCATGCTATTGGAGAGAGAGTCATGCTAATTAGGCAGGTTAATACTTTGTGCGGGTTCCAGTTGATTGAATATCTTGACAGCAGAAACAAAAAAAACGTGGCTTGTACTTACATCGCAGCAGCTCATCATACAGGCAGTTCAGTACTGCGCAGGGGAGGAAATCATGCCGTGTAACCGGGTGTAGCGGTAATGGACTAAAGTGTTGCTGCGCGATAACTTTTCTCGAATCTCTTACAACCTACCCTTATAGTAGTGCTAAACCTTCACTTGTGATAGGGAGATAATCTTTCAACAGAGGGGTAAATTCTTTTACTTTTTTGAGCATTCCTACCATAAATTAAGAGCCCTATGAAAAAGTTCCTGATTCCACCTATACCCATAAAATAAAAAAGCCTGAACGATCAGGCTTTAATGCTTTATTGTGTGTTATGTTAGTTGCATCGTTGTGGTACAAGTATTGTCATCTTTAAAAGTAGCGATTTCAGATTCTACTGTTTTGCCATCATACTCAATTTTCACTTGATATGTCCGATCTCGCGGTAACCATAGATCAATAAAACCATTCTTTAAAGAAGTAATGTTTTCATCCATCACCACATTACCTTCTTCATCCCGAATAAGCACATCGAAGTTTTTATCTACTAATTCGCCTTGGCACCCCGTTAAATTGTGGATAGCACATTCATGCGTGTATTCAATAAACGGTGCAATCGAAACAAAAAATTCGTTCTCTGGAAGGTCAAAAGAAGTCTTTTTACCATTATCAGTCACAATTAGTTCATGTGATGTAATGGATGCAGTTACATCCTCAAAGGTACCGACACTATACGCATGGACTTTTTCTTTAATTTCCTGTGTCCCCACTTCATTCGATACACTATTATCGTTGTTACAAGCTACTGACACAAGACTTAGTAATAAAACCGAAGCTATGAGCAAACCCTTTTTCATTATTCCACTCCCTTTTTCTTGTCATATTGCAAGGGCAAACTTTTTTGATTGTATCACATTTCCACTTAAGTAATCGGTGCTCAATTTCACACCATTTCCTCCACCTTATCCTAATTATAGATAGAGGCAGCACCCTCAAACTTTACTTTAAACACTTACATTTGACGATTATATCCAAAATTCCTTGAAATACACAATTTCCGGGTGTTACATTTAGATAGTTCAGTAGAGTCACTACTAAAAATGGAGAAGGGTGACAACATGGGGATGTACGGATATTACTTTGCTATTGATGACAAACTGGTGCAGCAAATCGCTACCGGCGAAATTGCATTGGAGAATTTGAAAATAGAGGATTATCCCGGACTGGATATTGATAGATCCTGGGAGGCGATTCACTACTTGCTTTGTGGAGATATAGTCGAAGGTGAGCCCCCTCTTAGCTATGTTGATCCAATGACGACAGAGCGAGGCATCGACTTTGGATCATTCGGTGCGTTTTTCTTGCGTGCAGAGCAAGTTGCACAAGCGCTTCAGATTATTTCTGAGCTGAACGAAGCGCAGCTCCGCTTGCGATATGATTTTCCGACCATGATCAAGGACGAGGTATATCCTCTTGAACCTGGCATGGTTCTACATTTTCTGAATCCAATCATATCGTAAGCGTAACAAAAACCGTTACAGGCTCATGGGTTTCCTCCCCTAACTTCATATGCTCACAATCAATTCGCGATTTTGTCCAGCTTTTCGTTTTCTTCCGCTCTAAGCGAACTCCGCGTACGTTCACTATCATCACCCGCTTTTTCGCGGAATGGCGTTACATATATCTTGTGATCGTAATATTGGGATCGAGAGCTCAGCATGCCGTCTCCGTCTTGAGACAGAGACGAAAACCATTCTGTCGCCCGTCACTCCTTGGCAGAGCAATACGGTATCTTAATATTAACGCCTGCTCATTTACCGTTAAGTATACTTAGGCACCAGCTCAACCACAGCATTGATCAGTCAAAGAATACATACTCTCTCGGGGTTCAGACACGTAGCAGCAAAACCATAGTACCAGCAGAAAGGGGCAAGAATGATGAGGCTGATCTATCAATTAGAGCATGTGAATAAAACGTACAAAAAAGGAAAGGTTATCGCCAATCAAAACATAAGCTTCGACGTTCAACAAGGGGAGATTCTCGGTTTGCTCGGTCCGAATGGAGCAGGAAAATCCACGCTAATCAAGCAGATGGTAGGCCACCTTGCTCCCACCTCAGGTACGGTACGTTATAAAGGAACCAGCGTACAGACCCAAACCAAGCGAGTTGCTCAGGAGGTGGCCTACTACTCGCAAGAGCCTCACGCCCTGACCAGTTTAAAAACCTGGGAAGCTTTGTATTTTACGGGAAGATTGCGGGGTTTGACGAAGGAGTCCGCCGTAAACCAAACAGAGGTATTGTTGGAACGTTTTGGAATGCAGGACCTTCGTCATAAGCTGTTGAAAAACGTCTCTGGCGGACAGAAGCGTTTAATCGGGATTGGTACTTGCTTGATCGGCTTTTCCCCCGTCATGATCCTGGATGAACCGACCAATGAACTAGACCCTAAAAAGAGAAGGCTCGTATGGGATCTGATTCAGGAGCGCAATCGCCAAGGAGTAACCGTAATCTTGGTGACACACAACGTGCTGGAGGCCGAACAGGTCGTAGACAGAGTAGCTGTTGTAA
Above is a window of Paenibacillus sp. FSL K6-1330 DNA encoding:
- a CDS encoding CueP family metal-binding protein → MKKGLLIASVLLLSLVSVACNNDNSVSNEVGTQEIKEKVHAYSVGTFEDVTASITSHELIVTDNGKKTSFDLPENEFFVSIAPFIEYTHECAIHNLTGCQGELVDKNFDVLIRDEEGNVVMDENITSLKNGFIDLWLPRDRTYQVKIEYDGKTVESEIATFKDDNTCTTTMQLT
- a CDS encoding ABC transporter ATP-binding protein; the protein is MMRLIYQLEHVNKTYKKGKVIANQNISFDVQQGEILGLLGPNGAGKSTLIKQMVGHLAPTSGTVRYKGTSVQTQTKRVAQEVAYYSQEPHALTSLKTWEALYFTGRLRGLTKESAVNQTEVLLERFGMQDLRHKLLKNVSGGQKRLIGIGTCLIGFSPVMILDEPTNELDPKKRRLVWDLIQERNRQGVTVILVTHNVLEAEQVVDRVAVVNHGKLLAIDHVSVLKQKVDQRMKLEITTSLGESDYVCRSLSALGQWTKTGENRIRTLIEKQDASHAIEVLTEQQLPIEEYSLVPPNLEDVYFHIDDEQDQLAKTEVV
- a CDS encoding DUF1877 family protein; translation: MGMYGYYFAIDDKLVQQIATGEIALENLKIEDYPGLDIDRSWEAIHYLLCGDIVEGEPPLSYVDPMTTERGIDFGSFGAFFLRAEQVAQALQIISELNEAQLRLRYDFPTMIKDEVYPLEPGMVLHFLNPIIS
- the panD gene encoding aspartate 1-decarboxylase produces the protein MFREMHKSKIHRAVVTEANLNYVGSITIDQDILDASDILENEKVQVVNINNGARLETYVITGPRGSGMVCLNGAAARLVQPGDRVIIISYAMMEESVARTYRPHVVILDEHNRIVTEDYQELHSTTV